From Alloacidobacterium dinghuense:
AACTGGCTCTGGTATCGCAATCTCTCCGGAGACATCCTCCTCGAACAAAACATCCACGTCATCGACATCTGCAACTGGGCGCTGCAAGGCCACCCCGTCAAAGCGCAAGCCACCGGAGGCCGCAGCGTCATCCAGCACGCGGGCGATACATGGGACAACTACCAGGTCATCCTCACCTACCCGGAAGAAGTCCATGTGAGCTTCTCATCCACGCAATTCTGCCCGGGCAAATGGTTCGACGTCTCCGAGCGCATCTTCGGGGCGAAAGGCATCGCCGAACTGCCCTACTCCGGCCCCCTGCGCATCATCGGCGACAACTCATGGACATGGACCGACAGTAGCGCCGGCGGCAAAGAAGTAGACCAACAACCTACCGGCTCCTTCGCCGCCAACGGAGCCTTCAGCGACAACCTCGCCCAGGCCGACTCCGAAAAAGACAAGGGCTTCATCGAAAGCATTACCTCCGGCAAATTCCACAACCAGATCGCCGCCGGCGTAGAAAGCGCCCGCAGCTGCATGCTCGGCCGGATGGCCGGCTATACCAAGCGCGAAGTCACCTGGGACGAACTCCTCGCCAACCACGAAGAATACAAACTAGACATCAACATGACCCAGTTCACCTAACGCGCGCCAGCTCCCACAACGCGCTGTCATCCTGAGGGCGAAGCCGAAGGATCTGCTTCTCGCCTCGATCAGCACGTAACCCGGGTGCCCCATCCTTTCGCGCATTTGCGAAAGGGTGGGAAAGCAAGCCCCCAACCCAGCGTCATTCTGAGCGCGCGAAAGAATCCAGCGAGGAGCCAGACACCACACAATCAACCTTCAGCCAAACCAAAAAACCATTTAACCAAACGGTTGACAGATAGATAAATCGAGCATAGCATTCAACCAAATGGTTAACTCTGCGGCAAAGCTGGACTCCATCTTCCACGCCCTCTCCGACCCGACGCGCCGCTCCATCCTCCGCGCCGTGTCAACCCGCGAAAGAACCGTGGGAGAAATCGCCAGGCCTTATCGCGTCTCGCTCGCCGCAGTTTCCAAACACCTCAAGGTGCTCGAATCCGCAAACCTCATCCATCGCGAAAAGCGAGGCAGCTTTCAGGTCGTGCGCCTCAACGCCCAGGCCCTCAAGACCGCCGAAGAGTGGCTGTCTTACTACGAACAGTTCTGGAACCGGAGACTCGATGCTCTCCAAACCTACTTTGAAGGAGAAAAGAAATGAGCGACCCTCTCAGCCTGCAAGTCAAACGCGTCATCAAAGCCTCGCCCGCAGATCTCTTCGAGGCCTGGACCCAGCCCGCGCTCATGCAGAAGTGGTACGCGCCCTTACCCGCGAAAGTAACTGCCGCGACCTCCGACTTGCGAGTCGGCGGAGCCTACCGCATCGATGTCCTGACCGGATCGGACCCGATCCACGTAGAAGGCGTCTACAAACAGATCATCCCCAATCAACTGCTCTCCTACACCTGGACCCCATGCACCGGCGGCCCCGGCTACGAAACCCTCGTCACCGTCGAATTCAAGCCGGCAAATAGCGGCACCGAAGTCATCATCACCCACGAAGGCTTCAAAGAAACCGAAACAAGAAGCAGACATGAATACGGCTGGAACGGCTGCCTCGACAACCTGGCGAAAATCACCGAAACAGTTACGGCGTGAGAACAAGCAAGACGTTCTGTCGGAAACAAAGTTGTCATCCTGAGCGAACCTTGAACGAAGTGAAGGGGGAGTCGAAGGACCTGCTTTTGTATCGGTCAGCACGAAAACGGGTGCCCCATCCTTTCGCACAGTTTGCGAAAGGGTGGGAGAGCACAACTCTTTCAAACGCGCATCTCCTGAGCTTGTCGCAGGCTACACGAACCGGAAGGAAGAAACGAAACTCAACTGTTACCCCTCCAACTTCTCCGCCATCTCCATTAGCTTTCGCACCGTATTCCAGTTCCGTCCCGTCCCCAGAACCTTCAGCGCCCGGTCGACCGCTGGCAACGACAGCTTCGATTTCCCCTGTCCATCCGGAAAGTAGA
This genomic window contains:
- a CDS encoding ArsR/SmtB family transcription factor, with amino-acid sequence MVNSAAKLDSIFHALSDPTRRSILRAVSTRERTVGEIARPYRVSLAAVSKHLKVLESANLIHREKRGSFQVVRLNAQALKTAEEWLSYYEQFWNRRLDALQTYFEGEKK
- a CDS encoding SRPBCC family protein codes for the protein MSDPLSLQVKRVIKASPADLFEAWTQPALMQKWYAPLPAKVTAATSDLRVGGAYRIDVLTGSDPIHVEGVYKQIIPNQLLSYTWTPCTGGPGYETLVTVEFKPANSGTEVIITHEGFKETETRSRHEYGWNGCLDNLAKITETVTA